CACTGGAATGATTTTCCACAATTATGGTGTTTAGATATTTGCACTGTGTTAATGTGTAACTTGCGGTGATTTCAAGCCAAAGAACTTCACCCAAAGTGGAAACAGGGTGACAGGGTGCACTATTTCCTTATTCtgactctgaaaaaaatatttattaacaaAGCTTGAGCCAGTGTTCtagacaacaccaagacaaaataatgtttcCTAAATCTGTATGAATAAATGtgggggaatgtgtgtgtgtgtgtgtgtgtgtgcgtgtgcaacAAGAGCAAGGCATTGAGCCTAGCACCCCAAGGAGAAAATGCACATGCTACACGTAAAAACACAGTGTATATAATGAATAGGAATTAAAGTGATCAATCAGACTAAAACAtttctggagtgaaatgtgggtaatttacagtttaaaaaaatcatgtgcatctgtgtcGTCCGGTGCTCCTTACGcaactgcaagatttcacagaccggaggaaaagaaccaatcagggccgagctggagccttgccgtctctgagcagctgtcaatcattttcagaaacatcttgtagtgtactgtttagctgtaaaatgagaaagtttgtgacccagcagccatgttgagatcagctgaggaaataccaagcaccgcccaccagccggagcacagccaataggaacgctctctctctgaaatgacctgtgattggccaaagtctctcgtcatgggctagatttttctaaagcctgaaaacagagccatgaggaggagcagaagtctagttttctctcagaacacttgaattaaaatatgctgaaaggttattatggaatttctacccaatgatgccaaaaatatactgcctactgaagctttaaggaaAATTGAATGTCCAGTTTAACAAACAACGAATTCTAATTTTGAATTAAATCAACAATCTATTCGTGACAACTTTTAAAACAAGCACTCATGCGGGTGCCCCGATAGCTGGGTGCCCATATAACAAGGCTGAGTCCTAGCCGCGGTGGCCCAGATTCAAATCCGGGCTGCTGCCATTTCTACATGTCGCCCCCTTTCTAGAAATGCCCAAAAAAGaatcttaaaaaaagaaaagcagccaTGTACTTTTTGTGCTTTGACAAATGTGGTCAGCTTGGTTTGGCCTCATTGGCGTTCGGTGCAAAAAACAGGCCGGTGCTAATCCATAAAAGCCCAAAATCAACATTTACAGTGACTGTTGAGTTCTTGCTCACCTTCAGACTACAGTTGAGCTGACAGCGATGAATCCTGAAGGTTACCAGATTGAGAGTGTTCCATTGCAGGGGAGGCGTGTTGAGCTCCATGGACAGCCTGGAGGACCTACAGTGGTCCAGTACACCACTGTGAACATCAGCACTGAGCCCCCcaaggaccacatcatctggtCATTCCTCTGCTTTATGTACACAAGCCCCTGCTGCTGCCTCGGACTGGCGGCTCTCATCTTCTCTATCAAGGTGAGTTTCTTTCACGGGGAATTTTCTGTTACTGCCTATTAAAGAAtattacgagagaaaaaaaagagttttattGCAAAATATTGCAATCTCGAATAGCAGTTCTTACAAAGGAGAGATGGGGTTGATGGAAAACAAAGGTTTTACCAAGTTTTTGCAGACTAGTAAGACGGAGCCCTCACTGTGTGCATGACAAGAATCATTCAGAGGATGGGCAGTTGGGGGACAAGGAATATTCTTCTCTAAGATTTTAGATATTATAGGCttaaatatttcagttttaactattgaaacaataaaatacaaagaagttatgaaaagaaaaaaaaagagactttAAATGTGTTACAAACTTTGCTGGATAATGTTCAATCTCTGATTCTTCAGCAATTATGTAAAGAAAGCTATATACTGAATGGAAAAGGGAGAATGGGTGGAAAAGAGAGTAAGCGATCTCATTTGCAGAATGAAAATACAGCAGGAGAATATGAGATTGTGCCGATGCTCAACTTTGAAATTACCTTGAGGTCGAGAAtaaatatgaatccacttttaaAAATCAATGTGCTTTCGTCCTTTCAGGCCAGAGACCGGAAGGTGGCTGGAGATCTGGAGGGCGCCCGACACTACGGCTCCACTGCCCGCTACCTCAACATCGGGGCCACAGTCCTGTTTTCCATCATGgtctttattttcattattacaaTCATTGTCGTGGCCGTAAAGAAGTATGAGGCGGTCAGAAGTTACAGCGGATACACCACAGACAACTACGGTTACAATCACAGAGGCTAAATTTCAAATAGTGTTGGAGTTGCCTACTGCTGTGGCTTAGTGATGCTTGTTGTTCTCTGCTTTATGGTTATGGCACAAACTGTAACCTTTTATGCCCTTTTAGTTATATCCTCAAGTAAAACAGATGCTTATTTCTATGTGTGTTACAAAAGTCTTGGAACTCATCCATGTTTCCTTAATGCCAATCTGTAGTAGTTTGACATTTATGCCAgacttaaattcagatttcCTGTCTGCAAGGCGTCGAGcaactttaaaaagaaaacagtttcATCTGTCAATAAAGGTGTCTGTTTCATAACTCTGAATCGTGCTTGTGAGATTTTTTAAGCAGATTGTAGTTGTTTACACACTGGAATGATTTTCCACAATTATGGTGTTTAGATATTTGCACTGTGTTAATGTGTAACTTGCGGTGATTTCAAGCCAAAGAACTTAACCCAAAGTGGAAACAGGGTGACAGGGTGCACTATTTCCTTATTCtgactctgaaaaaaatatttattaacaaAGCTTGAGCCAGTGTTCTAGACAACACCAAGAGAAAATAATGTTTCCTAAATCTGTATGAATAAATGtgggggaatgtgtgtgtgtgtgtgtgtgtgcgtgtgcaacAAGAGCAAGGCATTGAGCCTAGCACACCAAGGAGAAATGCACATGCTATACGTAAAAACACAGTGTATATAATGAATAGGAATTAAAGTGATCAATCAGACTAAAACAtttctggagtgaaatgtgggtaatttacagtttaaaaaaatcatgtgcatctgtgtcGTCCGGTGCTCCTTATGcaactgcaagatttcacagaccggaggaaaagaaccaatcagggccgagctggagccttgccgtctctgggcagctgtcaatcattttcagaaacatcttgtagtgtactgtttagctgtaaaatgagaaagtttgtgacccagcagccatgttgagatcagctgaggaaataccaagcaccgcccaccagccggagcacagccaataggaacgctctctctctgaaatgacctgtgattggccaaagtctctcgtcatgggctagatttttctaaagcctgaaaacagagccatgaggaggagcagaagtctagttttctctcagaacacttgaattaaaatatgctgaaaggttattatggaatttctacccaatgatgccaaaaatatactgcctactgaagctttaaggaaAATTGAATGTCCAGTTTAACAAACAACGAATTCTAATTTTGAATTAAATCAACAATCTATTCGTGACAACTTTTAAAACAAGCACTCATGCGGGTGCCCCAATAGCTGGATGCCCATATAACAAGGCTGAGTCCTAGCCGCGGTGGCCCAGATTCAAATCCGGGCTGCTGCCATTTCTACATGTCGCCCCCTTTCTAGAAATGCCCAAAAAAGaatcttaaaaaaagaaaagcagccaTGTAATTTTTTGTGCTTTGACAAATGTGGTCAGCTTGGTTTGGCCTCATTGGCGTTCGGTGCAAAAAACAGGCCGGTGCTAATCCATAAAAGCCCAAAATCAACATTTACAGTGACTGTTGAGTTCTTGCTCACCTTCAGACTACAGTTGAGCTGACAGCGATGAATCCTGAAGGTTACCAGATTGAGAGTGTTCCATTGCAGGGGAGGTATGATGGACAGCCTGGAGGACCTAGAGTGGTCCAGTGCACCACTGTGAACATCAGCATTGAGCCCCCcaaggaccacatcatctggtCATTCCTCTGCTTTATGTACTCAAACCCCTGCTGCCTCGGACTGGCGGCTCTCATCTTCTCTATCAAGGTGAGTTTCTTTCACGGGGAATTTTCTGTTACTGCCTATTAAAGAAtattacgagagaaaaaaaagagttttattGCAAAATATTGCAATCTCGAATAGCAGTTCTTACAAAGGAGAGATGGGGTTGATGGAAAACAAAGGTTTTACCAAATTTTTGCAGACTAGTAAGACGGAGCCCTCACTGAGTGCATGACAAGAATTATTCAGAGGATGGGCAGTTGGGGGACAAGGAATATTCTTCTCTAAGATTTTAGATATTATAGGCttaaatatttcagttttaactattgaaacaataaaatacaaagaagttatgaaaagaaaaaaaaagagactttAAATGTGTTACAAACTTTGCTGGACAATGTTCAATCTCTGATTCTTCAGCAATTATGTAAAGAAAGCTATATACTGAATGGGAAAAGGGAGAATGGGTGGAAAAGAGAGTAAGCGATCTCATTTGCAGAATGAAAATACAGCAGGAGATTATGAGATTGTGCCGATGCTCAACTTTGAAATTACCTTGAGGTCGAGAAtaaatatgaatccacttttaaAAATCGATGTGCTTTTGTCCTTCCAGGCCAGAGACCGGAAGGTGGCTGGAGATCTGGAGGGCGCCCGACACTACGGCTCCACTGCCCGCTGCCTCAACATCGGGGCCACAGTCCTGTTTTCCATCATGGtccttattttcattattacaaTCACTGTCGTGCTCGTAAGGATGAATGAGGCGTACAGAAGTTACAGTGGATACCACACAAACAACTACGGTTACAATTACAGAGGCTAAATTTCAAATAGTGTTGGAGTTGCCTACTGCTGTGGCTTAGTGATGCTTATTGTTCTCTGCTTTATGGTTATGGCACAATTTGTAACCTTTTATGCCCTTTTAGTTATATCCTCAGTTAAAACAGATACTTATTTCTATGTTTGTTACAAAAGTCTTGGAACTCATCCATGTTTCCTTAATGCCAATCTGTAGTAGTTTGACATTTATGCCAGACTTAATTTCAGATTTCCTGTCAGCAAGGCGTCGAGcaactttaaaaagaaaacagtttcATCTGTCAATAAAGGTGTCTGTTTCATAACTCTGAATCGTGCTTGTGAGATTTTTTAAGCAGATTGTAGTTGTTTACACACTGGAATGATTTTCCACAATTATGGTGTTTAGATATTTtcattgtgttaatgtgtaacTTGCGGTGATTTCAAGCCAAAGAACTTCACCCAAAGTGGAAACAGGGTGACAGGGTGCACTATTTCCTTATTCtgactctgaaaaaaatatttattaacaaAGCTTGAGCCAGTGTTCTAGACAACACCAAGAGAAAATAATGTTTCCTAAATCTGTATGAATAAATGtgggggaatgtgtgtgtgtgtgtgtgtgtgtgtgtgtcaagagCAAGGCATTGAGCCTAGCACCCCAAGGAGAAATGCACATGCTACACGTAAAAACACAGTGTATATAATGAATAGGAATTAAAGTGATCAATCAGACTAAAACAtttctggagtgaaatgtcggtaatttacagtttaaaaaaatcatgtgcatctgtgtcGTCCGGTGCTCCTTACGcaactgcaagatttcacagaccggaggaaaagaaccaatcagggccgagctggagccttgccgtctctgagcagctgtcaatcattttcagaaacatcttgtagtgtactgtttagctgtaaaatgagaaagtttgtgacccagcagccatgttgagatcagctgaggaaataccaagcaccgcccaccagccggagcacagccaataggaacgctctctctctctgaaatgacctgtgattggccaaagtctctcgtcatgggctagatttttctaaagcctgaaaacagagccatgaggaggagcagaagtctagttttctctcagaacacttgaattaaaatatgctgaaaggttattatggaatttctacccaatgatgccaaaaatatactgcctactgaagctttaaggaaAATTGAATGTCCAGTTTAACAAACAACGAATTCTAATTTTGAATTAAATCAACAATCTATTCGTGACAACTTTTAAAACAAGCACTCATGCGGGTGCCCCGATAGCTGGGTGCCCATATAACAAGGCTGAGTCCTAGCCGCGGTGGCCCAGATTCAAATCCGGGCTGCTGCCATTTCTACATGTCGCTCCCTTTCTAGAAATGCCCAAAAAAGaatcttaaaaaaagaaaagcagccaTGTAATTTTTTGTGCTTTGACAAATGTGGTCAGCTTGGTTTGGCCTCATTGGCGTTCGGTGCAAAAAACAGGCCGGTGCTAATCCATAAAAGTCCAAAATCAACATTTACAGTGACTGTTGAGTTCTTGCTCACCTTCAGACTACAGTTGAGCTGACAGCGATGAATCGTGAAGGTTACCAGATTGAGAGTGTTCCATTGCAGGGGAGGTATGATGGACAGCCTGGAGGACCTAGAGTGGTCCAGTGCACCACTGTGAACATCAGCACTGAGCCCCCcaaggaccacatcatctggtCATTCCTCTGCTTTATGTACACAACCCCCTGCTGCTGCCTCGGACTGGCGGCTCTCATCTTCTCTATCAAGGTGAGTTTCTTTCACGGGGAACTTTCTGTTACTGCCTATTAAAGAAtattacgagagaaaaaaaagagttttattGCAAAATATTGCAATCTCGAATAGCAGTTCTTACAAAGGAGAGATGGGGTTGATGGAAAACAAAGGTTTTACCAAGTTTTTGCAGACTAGTAAGACGGAGCCCTCACTGTGTGCATGACACGAATCATTCAGAGGATGGGCAGTTGGGGGACAAGGAATATTCTTCTCTAAGATTTTAGATATTATAGGCttaaatatttcagtttaaactattgaaacaataaaatacaaagaagttatgaaaagaaaaaaaaagagactttAAATGTGTTACAAACTTTGCTGGACAATGTTCAATCTCTGATTCTTCAGCAATTATGTAAAGAAAGCTATATACTGAATGGAAAAGGGAGAATGGGTGGAAAAGAGAGTAAGCGATCTCATTTGCAGAATGAAAATACAGCAGGAGAATATGAGATTGTGCCGATGCTCA
The nucleotide sequence above comes from Sebastes fasciatus isolate fSebFas1 chromosome 4, fSebFas1.pri, whole genome shotgun sequence. Encoded proteins:
- the LOC141766782 gene encoding dispanin subfamily A member 2b-like, whose product is MNPEGYQIESVPLQGRYDGQPGGPRVVQCTTVNISIEPPKDHIIWSFLCFMYSNPCCLGLAALIFSIKARDRKVAGDLEGARHYGSTARCLNIGATVLFSIMVLIFIITITVVLVRMNEAYRSYSGYHTNNYGYNYRG
- the LOC141766780 gene encoding dispanin subfamily A member 2b-like is translated as MNPEGYQIESVPLQGRRVELHGQPGGPTVVQYTTVNISTEPPKDHIIWSFLCFMYTSPCCCLGLAALIFSIKARDRKVAGDLEGARHYGSTARYLNIGATVLFSIMVFIFIITIIVVAVKKYEAVRSYSGYTTDNYGYNHRG